A region of Bifidobacterium adolescentis ATCC 15703 DNA encodes the following proteins:
- a CDS encoding lysylphosphatidylglycerol synthase transmembrane domain-containing protein, producing MSHDFPTSKHETRIEDVPPKRNRDFADLLHALFAVLVGAAVILFSIYLHGTTSGVESDVRSAGHVVSWLMDVPTSLLQQIAIVFITVSVLIQLLIAKEWLQSVVSAIALILGFAAIWGISALISGSGNGTLIMSMMSNGTSVGTGLLPDFYAAMASFLTVAGPRRTRSGTKWGWNILYTVAVLFVVLSWNSLSGVLVSFAAGRALGMLIRFMLGTQTNGAWGNQVAQALRSIGIDVASLSRRLATYTDSGMLKTTLDDDLTENSRIYDAIDVDGHQYTVSVLDNQVHMAGYLNQLWQWVRLTGVSMRRDRSSFDAIHHHYAMILGLQNAGLTVPGVYGVADSSESSILVFHRDHMPLECNPNTMSDHDMELFMTYLSEAHRHGFTHRRITPETLSRMENGQPVIAGWQNGDYGSAPPNYALDKVQLLVLLGALNGIDRAIACARRTWGDEQLIDLAPFIQKTAVPAATRALSTCDKHMLNTLRSRIAALAPQEVADSMETVTLSRFSFRSFIAIALLVVAVYVVFTQIQPAEMIKAVKEANIAMALVCVLFGLLAWFGSAMTLGCFMDADKRNPIGLYCSQMASGFTAVSMPAGVGPAFVNLQFLRKSGYRNTAATAIMSAVWAVQGGTTIILLLLIGIFTGRNTLSGMIPTNTLILVITIVALVISAAMAIPPVRHIVTEKYLPIVKSYARSLINVLSHPKELAFGILGALILNISTGLGFWIALMAFGCHTNPVETTFIFLLANTLGSAVPTPGGLGAVEAALSVAFTAVGIPSTIAVSATLVYRIAFYWLRIPMGAVAMKWLDRHNLI from the coding sequence GTGTCTCACGACTTCCCAACCAGCAAACACGAAACGCGCATTGAGGATGTTCCGCCGAAACGGAACCGCGATTTCGCGGATCTGCTCCATGCGCTGTTCGCCGTGCTTGTCGGCGCGGCCGTCATCCTGTTCTCCATCTACTTGCATGGCACCACCTCCGGAGTGGAGTCCGACGTGCGTTCCGCGGGCCACGTGGTCAGTTGGCTCATGGATGTGCCGACATCGCTGTTGCAGCAGATCGCCATAGTTTTCATTACCGTCAGCGTGCTTATCCAGCTGCTCATCGCCAAGGAATGGCTGCAAAGTGTGGTTTCCGCCATCGCCCTTATTCTCGGTTTCGCTGCGATATGGGGTATTTCCGCTCTTATCAGCGGCTCGGGCAATGGCACCCTCATCATGTCCATGATGTCCAACGGCACTTCCGTGGGAACCGGACTGCTTCCCGATTTTTATGCGGCGATGGCCTCATTCCTTACCGTCGCCGGACCGCGTCGCACCCGTTCCGGTACCAAATGGGGCTGGAACATCCTCTACACGGTCGCAGTGCTGTTCGTGGTGCTGTCATGGAATTCGCTTTCCGGCGTGCTGGTCTCCTTTGCCGCGGGACGTGCCTTGGGTATGCTGATTCGTTTCATGCTCGGCACACAGACCAACGGGGCTTGGGGCAACCAGGTGGCGCAGGCGCTCCGTTCCATCGGCATCGACGTGGCGTCGCTCTCCCGCAGGCTCGCGACCTACACCGATTCCGGCATGCTGAAGACCACATTGGACGATGATCTGACCGAGAACTCACGCATCTACGACGCCATCGACGTCGACGGCCACCAATACACGGTATCCGTTCTCGATAACCAAGTGCATATGGCAGGCTATCTCAACCAGCTATGGCAATGGGTCAGGCTGACCGGGGTCTCCATGCGCCGTGACCGTTCCTCCTTCGACGCCATCCACCACCATTACGCGATGATTCTCGGCCTGCAGAACGCCGGATTGACAGTGCCGGGAGTCTACGGAGTCGCAGACAGCAGCGAATCGTCCATTCTGGTGTTTCACCGCGACCACATGCCCTTGGAATGCAATCCGAACACCATGTCCGACCATGACATGGAATTGTTCATGACCTATCTGTCCGAAGCGCACCGGCACGGCTTCACCCATCGTCGAATCACTCCCGAAACGTTGTCGCGCATGGAAAACGGACAGCCGGTGATCGCAGGATGGCAGAATGGCGACTATGGCAGCGCGCCGCCAAACTATGCGCTGGACAAAGTACAGCTGCTGGTTCTGCTCGGAGCGTTGAACGGCATCGACCGTGCGATCGCATGCGCCCGCAGGACGTGGGGCGACGAGCAACTGATCGATCTGGCGCCATTCATCCAGAAGACGGCGGTTCCGGCGGCGACACGCGCCCTGTCCACCTGCGACAAGCACATGCTCAACACGCTGCGTTCCCGTATCGCGGCTTTGGCTCCGCAGGAGGTCGCGGATTCCATGGAAACGGTCACGCTGTCGCGGTTCAGTTTCCGTTCCTTCATCGCGATCGCGCTGCTGGTCGTCGCCGTGTATGTGGTGTTCACCCAGATTCAACCGGCCGAAATGATCAAGGCGGTCAAAGAGGCCAACATCGCCATGGCTCTGGTATGCGTGCTGTTCGGACTGCTGGCTTGGTTCGGATCGGCCATGACCCTTGGCTGTTTCATGGATGCCGATAAACGCAATCCGATCGGCTTGTACTGTTCCCAAATGGCTTCGGGCTTCACCGCGGTCTCCATGCCCGCCGGCGTCGGCCCGGCCTTTGTCAACCTGCAGTTCCTGCGCAAGAGCGGCTACCGCAATACCGCGGCCACCGCCATCATGAGCGCCGTATGGGCAGTGCAGGGCGGCACCACCATCATTCTGCTGCTGCTGATCGGCATCTTCACCGGACGCAACACACTGTCCGGCATGATTCCCACCAACACGCTGATTTTGGTGATCACCATCGTCGCATTGGTGATTTCCGCGGCCATGGCCATTCCCCCGGTGCGGCACATCGTCACGGAGAAGTACCTGCCCATCGTCAAGTCCTACGCACGTAGTCTCATCAACGTGCTGTCCCATCCGAAAGAACTGGCCTTCGGCATTCTCGGTGCGCTGATACTCAACATCTCGACCGGATTGGGATTCTGGATTGCATTGATGGCTTTCGGATGCCACACCAATCCGGTGGAGACCACATTCATCTTCCTGCTGGCGAATACGCTCGGTTCCGCAGTGCCGACGCCAGGCGGCCTTGGCGCGGTCGAAGCCGCGTTGTCCGTGGCCTTCACCGCCGTGGGCATCCCCTCCACCATCGCCGTCTCCGCTACTCTCGTCTACCGAATCGCCTTCTATTGGCTGAGAATTCCAATGGGAGCCGTGGCTATGAAATGGCTGGACAGGCATAATTTGATCTAG
- the purB gene encoding adenylosuccinate lyase: MKLTDISPAIALTPLDGRYHKQTAPLVEYMSEPALNRERMRVEVEWMILLANGFEGNGNQTIVPGVKPLTDDEQAYLRSIPENFGAEGIAQHAAYEAKTHHDVKAVEYYIDDQLEKAADVLGHDTQLTGLKTLVHFACTSEDINNLSIARCVKNGVEQVWLPAAQAIVDHLAQKADAYRDKAMLSLTHGQPATPTTLGKELAVYVYRLNRQLNKVKAQEYLGKINGATGTFGAHLAACPDVDWVAVSREFVTNRMGLTWNPLTTQIESHDWQAELYGTISHTNRILHNLCVDVWMYISRGVFAQVPVKGATGSSTMPHKVNPIRFENAEANLEISCSLLDTLSATLVESRWQRDLTDSTTQRNIGSALGYSLLALNNLMGGLNSIHPNDVVIQAELDSNWEVLGEPIQTAMRACELAGLPGMDKPYEKVKELMRGHEISKDDVERFIDQQAFDEATAARLKALAPATYTGVASKLVDFDR, translated from the coding sequence ATGAAGCTTACTGACATCTCCCCCGCAATCGCACTGACCCCTCTTGACGGCCGCTACCACAAGCAGACCGCTCCCCTTGTCGAATACATGAGCGAACCGGCGTTGAACCGCGAGCGCATGCGCGTCGAAGTCGAGTGGATGATTCTGCTTGCCAACGGTTTCGAGGGCAACGGCAATCAGACCATCGTTCCGGGTGTCAAGCCGCTCACCGATGATGAGCAGGCGTATCTGCGTTCCATTCCGGAGAATTTCGGAGCCGAAGGCATTGCCCAGCATGCCGCTTATGAGGCTAAGACCCACCATGATGTGAAGGCCGTGGAGTATTACATCGACGACCAGCTGGAGAAGGCCGCCGATGTGTTGGGTCATGACACCCAGCTGACCGGATTGAAGACTCTCGTGCATTTTGCCTGCACGTCCGAGGATATCAACAACCTATCCATCGCCCGTTGCGTGAAGAACGGTGTGGAGCAGGTGTGGCTGCCCGCAGCACAGGCCATTGTCGACCATCTGGCACAGAAGGCCGACGCCTACCGCGACAAGGCCATGCTGTCGCTGACCCATGGCCAGCCTGCCACGCCGACCACGCTGGGCAAGGAACTGGCTGTTTATGTGTATCGTCTGAACCGTCAGCTCAACAAGGTCAAGGCCCAGGAATATCTCGGTAAGATCAATGGCGCGACCGGCACGTTCGGTGCGCATCTGGCCGCCTGCCCTGATGTTGACTGGGTGGCCGTCTCCCGCGAGTTCGTCACCAACCGTATGGGTCTGACGTGGAATCCGTTGACCACGCAGATCGAATCGCATGATTGGCAGGCCGAACTGTACGGTACCATCAGCCACACCAACCGTATCCTGCACAACCTGTGTGTGGACGTGTGGATGTACATCTCCCGTGGCGTGTTCGCGCAGGTACCGGTCAAGGGCGCGACCGGTTCCTCCACCATGCCGCACAAGGTCAATCCGATTCGTTTCGAGAACGCCGAAGCCAATCTGGAGATCTCCTGCTCGCTGTTGGACACTTTGTCGGCGACGCTGGTCGAATCACGTTGGCAGCGCGATCTGACCGACTCCACCACGCAGCGCAACATCGGCTCCGCGCTGGGTTATTCGCTGCTGGCGTTGAACAATCTGATGGGTGGTCTGAACTCCATCCATCCGAACGATGTTGTCATCCAGGCCGAGCTCGATTCCAATTGGGAGGTGCTCGGCGAGCCGATTCAGACCGCCATGCGCGCCTGCGAGCTTGCCGGACTGCCGGGTATGGATAAGCCGTACGAGAAGGTCAAGGAGCTCATGCGCGGTCACGAGATCTCCAAGGATGACGTCGAACGGTTCATCGACCAGCAGGCCTTCGACGAAGCCACTGCGGCGCGTCTCAAGGCGTTGGCTCCGGCGACATACACCGGAGTTGCCAGCAAGCTGGTTGACTTCGACCGCTGA
- a CDS encoding alpha/beta hydrolase, with the protein MSSRESAILALTASALMGVRRSYAKEGKFNKFYLVESTAWMQESFVSVLGEHASRLNIQERPSKDTSILEYITKTLFMVTKPGAVIAEGLSGKGSVNRGLKKIDRLLIPYFDKDHGDNLSVTRVYPKTKVVRGGTSTKDAIADQRRLSEGPLNGERESGLEYGTIACCKYRKADGTYAWRIIIPGTDGNHDSPMDWYTNFELMSADERQRGTAESLRFLDETMKQAGIQPDDPVEIVGHSQGGIIAAAAATDFQDKYDIQHIATLGSPIANFEIPEKTRVTAIEMDDEGIAALDGEANPHTENWLTIRCSVHEEDAPKRAFPGAEVSDSSGEKNSTHYPKYHEAGYRYAYDTGSKSVLDHDRHFQEVVEGELEEVQYYEGRISK; encoded by the coding sequence ATGTCATCACGGGAATCCGCGATTCTCGCCTTGACCGCCAGCGCACTGATGGGGGTAAGACGCAGTTACGCCAAAGAGGGGAAATTCAACAAATTCTATCTTGTGGAATCCACCGCATGGATGCAGGAAAGCTTCGTGAGCGTCCTCGGAGAGCATGCGAGCCGATTGAACATACAGGAACGACCTTCAAAAGACACGTCCATCCTGGAATACATCACGAAAACCTTATTCATGGTCACCAAACCGGGAGCGGTTATAGCAGAGGGGCTTTCCGGCAAAGGCTCGGTCAATCGCGGTCTTAAGAAAATCGACAGACTGCTCATACCGTACTTCGACAAAGACCATGGAGACAATCTCTCCGTAACCCGTGTGTATCCGAAAACCAAAGTGGTCAGAGGCGGTACAAGCACGAAGGACGCCATCGCCGACCAACGGCGGCTGTCCGAAGGACCTCTCAACGGCGAACGTGAAAGCGGTCTGGAATACGGAACCATCGCATGCTGCAAGTACCGCAAAGCCGATGGCACATATGCTTGGAGGATCATCATTCCCGGGACCGACGGCAATCACGATTCGCCTATGGACTGGTACACCAATTTCGAGCTGATGAGTGCCGATGAGCGGCAGCGCGGAACCGCGGAAAGCCTCCGTTTCCTGGATGAGACCATGAAACAGGCTGGCATCCAGCCGGATGATCCCGTGGAAATCGTCGGCCATTCGCAGGGCGGCATCATCGCGGCAGCGGCGGCGACGGATTTCCAAGACAAATACGACATACAACATATCGCCACGCTTGGCTCCCCGATAGCGAATTTCGAGATTCCCGAGAAAACACGGGTCACCGCCATCGAGATGGATGATGAAGGCATCGCGGCACTTGACGGGGAGGCCAACCCCCATACGGAGAACTGGCTCACCATACGATGCTCCGTCCATGAGGAAGATGCGCCGAAGAGGGCTTTTCCAGGAGCCGAAGTCAGTGATTCGTCCGGGGAGAAGAACTCCACGCACTACCCGAAATACCATGAGGCGGGATACCGGTACGCCTACGACACCGGAAGCAAATCCGTGCTGGACCATGACCGTCATTTCCAAGAGGTCGTGGAAGGCGAGCTGGAGGAGGTCCAGTATTATGAGGGACGCATCAGCAAATGA
- a CDS encoding DUF6466 family protein encodes MTRTTMKPRASLTVRIVLAVMAALLVMAALWAIVNLAAVNSYNQATQSLQENISTSRKDDADWDKLHTRQQQTDAQFNEASAMKPLLLPQVRESIEHNSHVSSQLTDHASKKIKAEQSDQSASTDSNTADAQESDKSSHKNDENLSDEQRRKIEELLAQNAQSTQSDPNDDSGSAAKKNPSTSSSQTKPW; translated from the coding sequence ATGACCAGAACAACCATGAAACCGCGTGCCTCGCTGACGGTTCGCATCGTTTTGGCCGTCATGGCGGCGTTGCTGGTCATGGCCGCCCTATGGGCCATAGTGAATCTCGCAGCCGTCAATAGCTACAACCAGGCCACGCAAAGCCTGCAGGAGAACATCTCGACCAGCAGAAAAGACGATGCCGATTGGGACAAGCTGCACACCAGGCAACAGCAGACGGACGCCCAATTCAACGAGGCATCAGCCATGAAGCCGCTGCTGCTGCCCCAAGTGCGCGAATCAATCGAGCATAACAGTCATGTTTCCAGCCAGCTTACGGATCACGCGTCCAAGAAGATCAAAGCCGAGCAGAGCGATCAGTCCGCCTCCACGGATTCAAACACCGCCGACGCTCAGGAATCGGATAAATCAAGTCACAAGAACGACGAAAACCTATCCGACGAACAACGTCGGAAAATAGAGGAGCTATTGGCTCAGAACGCCCAATCCACGCAATCGGATCCCAATGACGATTCAGGTTCGGCTGCGAAAAAGAACCCAAGCACGTCATCCTCGCAGACCAAACCCTGGTAG
- a CDS encoding VWA domain-containing protein encodes MNHLTLSPALGWPVGGAVAVVLLACAIAQIVLHVRRRADSDETVWACVRRVLLCLTVSVMALTPSIVAPTNSRAVNATDVVVAVDVTGSMAVKDAQYGSAEQSSRLDVAKQAVKDVTALYPNSSFAALRFGASGTLDVPLTPDSNAIDNWADTLAPEATSVSAGSTLDAPIDQLLLTCKSIHDQHPDDAIVLYLFSDGEQTSSKARRTFSSLRRYLSDAFTVAIGSEQGGNIPVIADGVDGNADQWVTDPDTGKPGVSRMNKDEMASIADELSGTALVLNASNTMRDGVSKEASDKWRVTQTTKKRTRTMPVVWPLAIVTLLLLACELGAWIIQSRSLL; translated from the coding sequence ATGAACCATCTGACGCTTTCCCCTGCTTTGGGTTGGCCTGTCGGCGGAGCCGTCGCCGTGGTTCTGCTGGCCTGCGCCATTGCGCAGATCGTATTGCATGTCCGTCGCCGCGCTGACAGCGACGAAACCGTTTGGGCATGCGTTCGGCGCGTATTGCTTTGTCTGACGGTGTCGGTCATGGCATTGACGCCCAGTATCGTGGCGCCGACCAATAGCCGTGCGGTGAACGCCACCGACGTGGTGGTGGCCGTTGACGTGACCGGTTCCATGGCCGTCAAAGACGCGCAATATGGTTCAGCCGAACAGTCAAGCCGTCTCGACGTGGCAAAACAAGCCGTGAAGGACGTCACCGCGCTATATCCCAATTCCAGTTTCGCCGCTTTGCGATTCGGAGCTTCCGGCACGTTGGACGTGCCGTTGACCCCGGATTCGAACGCGATCGACAATTGGGCGGATACACTCGCGCCCGAGGCGACTTCCGTTTCGGCCGGTTCGACGTTGGATGCCCCTATCGACCAGCTGCTGCTGACCTGCAAGTCCATTCATGATCAGCATCCCGATGATGCGATCGTGCTGTACCTGTTTTCCGATGGAGAACAGACCTCATCAAAGGCACGGCGCACGTTCTCATCATTGCGACGATACCTATCCGATGCCTTCACCGTAGCCATCGGCAGCGAGCAGGGAGGCAACATTCCCGTAATCGCCGACGGCGTCGATGGAAATGCGGACCAGTGGGTCACCGACCCTGATACCGGCAAACCCGGAGTGTCACGCATGAACAAGGATGAGATGGCGTCCATCGCCGACGAGTTGAGCGGTACCGCGCTGGTGTTGAACGCCTCCAACACCATGCGTGACGGCGTGTCCAAGGAAGCGTCCGATAAGTGGCGAGTCACCCAAACCACCAAGAAGCGCACCAGGACGATGCCCGTCGTATGGCCACTGGCCATCGTCACGCTGCTGCTGCTCGCATGCGAATTGGGGGCTTGGATAATTCAGTCGAGGAGTTTGCTATGA
- a CDS encoding VWA domain-containing protein, whose product MQLSWHWPWAFLAGVIVVLAVAGVTLLVAARHKTDGIESARTFSLDDDLNTESASRLFRQWRVLSRLAVILLVVALALATALVARPSTVDEGEEKASSRDIVLCLDVSGSALPYDREVIDTYRQLVDSFKGERIGLSIFNSTSRTVFPLTDDYELVSKQLGKASSILAGVESQDDIDKMKDSDYQAISDWLEGTQNRKESTSLIGDGVVSCAAMLPGFAYGNASADNAERQRAASIVLATDNVVSGKPTYTLDEALNLTKQAQITVDGLFSGPKQSEADETTQKFKSAIEAHHGVFLTQSNGASVSSLVEEIESRRNHENESSNKAAMVDAPGWWTLALAIVLMVWLALAWRLRR is encoded by the coding sequence ATGCAACTGTCATGGCATTGGCCTTGGGCCTTTCTGGCAGGCGTCATCGTGGTGCTGGCCGTTGCCGGCGTCACGTTGCTGGTGGCCGCGCGCCACAAAACCGATGGCATCGAGAGTGCCCGCACCTTCAGCCTGGATGATGACCTCAACACGGAATCCGCATCGAGATTATTCCGCCAGTGGAGGGTTCTTTCACGTTTGGCGGTGATTCTTCTAGTGGTCGCGTTGGCACTCGCCACGGCTCTGGTGGCACGTCCCAGCACCGTGGATGAAGGCGAGGAGAAGGCCAGCAGCCGAGACATCGTGCTGTGCTTGGATGTTTCCGGCTCGGCGCTCCCCTACGACCGCGAGGTCATCGACACCTACCGTCAACTCGTCGACAGCTTCAAGGGCGAGAGAATCGGCCTGAGCATCTTCAATTCGACGTCACGTACCGTTTTTCCGTTGACCGACGACTACGAACTGGTGTCCAAACAGCTTGGCAAAGCCAGCAGCATCCTCGCAGGCGTCGAGTCCCAAGACGATATCGACAAGATGAAGGACAGCGATTATCAGGCGATTTCCGACTGGCTGGAAGGCACGCAGAACCGTAAGGAGTCCACTTCGCTGATTGGCGATGGCGTGGTGAGCTGCGCGGCCATGCTTCCCGGATTCGCCTATGGGAACGCAAGCGCCGACAATGCCGAGCGTCAACGCGCCGCATCCATCGTGCTTGCCACGGACAACGTCGTTTCCGGAAAACCAACCTATACGCTTGACGAGGCGCTGAACCTGACCAAGCAGGCCCAAATCACCGTGGATGGATTGTTCTCCGGACCGAAGCAAAGCGAGGCCGACGAGACCACCCAGAAATTCAAATCCGCCATCGAAGCTCATCATGGGGTGTTTCTCACCCAATCGAATGGAGCATCCGTCTCTTCGCTGGTCGAGGAAATCGAATCTCGGCGGAACCATGAAAACGAGTCGAGCAACAAGGCCGCCATGGTGGATGCTCCCGGATGGTGGACACTGGCCTTGGCCATCGTTTTGATGGTCTGGCTGGCATTGGCTTGGAGGTTGAGGAGATGA
- a CDS encoding DUF58 domain-containing protein, with product MIDQIRSDDPIRRKIETLGTTLSLPTVRKALGILEGAHASNKRFGADDVVDIHAYEPGDEAKRIDWKTSARAGRPMVVQRERPSTSKAWLLLDVGQEMTAACPSSEQAYQVAANALCMFAALSLRRGDEVSMVFGDSASITRVPFNGGLAQFERTLDTALQREWTRPRNIDALLEYARRIRDKEALVVIATEEHALEERHLSAIRMIARTHPMVLIDVATINPFDVSHARVVLDGAGKRRVPAFLRRGNTAGQVRTHREYLAASIRHELNRCGSTVIRSDSSERMFHEFVRMVSTALAQSTRNQLRAPSVLSLGDKA from the coding sequence ATGATCGACCAGATCCGTTCCGACGATCCGATCCGCAGAAAAATCGAGACGCTTGGAACCACGCTGAGTCTGCCGACGGTACGCAAGGCGCTCGGCATACTCGAAGGCGCGCACGCATCGAACAAACGCTTCGGCGCCGACGATGTCGTGGATATCCACGCCTATGAGCCGGGAGACGAGGCGAAACGCATCGATTGGAAGACCAGTGCCCGAGCGGGACGTCCAATGGTGGTGCAGCGTGAGCGTCCCTCCACTTCGAAGGCATGGTTGCTGCTTGACGTCGGACAGGAAATGACCGCCGCATGCCCTTCCTCGGAACAGGCGTACCAGGTGGCGGCAAACGCCTTATGCATGTTCGCCGCGCTCAGCCTGCGCCGAGGCGACGAAGTGTCCATGGTGTTCGGCGACAGCGCTTCCATCACCCGGGTGCCGTTCAACGGTGGCCTGGCGCAGTTCGAACGAACCTTGGATACGGCATTGCAGCGCGAGTGGACCAGGCCCCGCAATATCGACGCGTTGCTGGAATACGCGCGCCGCATTCGGGACAAAGAGGCGCTGGTCGTCATCGCCACCGAGGAGCATGCGTTGGAGGAACGTCATTTGAGCGCCATCCGCATGATTGCAAGGACACATCCGATGGTGCTCATCGATGTGGCCACCATCAATCCGTTTGATGTCAGCCATGCGCGCGTGGTGCTTGACGGGGCTGGAAAACGACGCGTGCCTGCGTTCCTGCGTAGGGGAAACACAGCTGGGCAAGTGCGAACGCATCGTGAATACCTGGCTGCGTCCATTCGCCATGAGCTGAATCGCTGTGGCTCGACGGTAATTCGATCCGATTCCAGCGAACGCATGTTCCATGAGTTCGTGCGCATGGTTTCCACGGCTTTGGCCCAGTCCACACGTAACCAATTGAGAGCCCCGTCCGTATTGTCGTTGGGAGACAAGGCATGA
- a CDS encoding AAA family ATPase, with protein sequence MALFPPKNPAPAPAPIPMPAAARPTTLSAEDIARARNIGSQIRGRFAQTLVGQDNLRESLITTLVAGGHILIESVPGLAKTTAAQTLATSVSGSFKRVQCTPDLMPSDLVGTQVFDFATQKFSTQIGPIHANFVLLDEINRSNAKTQSAMLEAMAEGATTIGGQRIALPKPFMVIATQNPIEEEGTFNLPEAQMDRFMMKAVLTYPTEQEEQRMLAMLTRRGSDTVDQHALTGDTVSISDVEFLRSAARRVHVSDAIMQYAVDIAATSRGAGTKPVQGLSSLVRLGASPRASIALVRIGQANALLQGRDYVIPEDVKAFAHEVLRHRILMTFEALADGVTSDQVVDSIVQAVPVP encoded by the coding sequence ATGGCTTTATTCCCTCCAAAGAATCCGGCGCCAGCACCGGCACCCATCCCCATGCCCGCAGCCGCAAGACCAACCACGCTGTCGGCCGAAGACATCGCACGCGCCAGGAACATCGGTTCGCAGATTCGCGGACGTTTCGCGCAGACCCTGGTCGGACAGGACAATCTTCGTGAATCGCTGATCACCACTTTGGTGGCCGGCGGTCATATCCTCATCGAATCCGTCCCGGGTCTGGCAAAAACCACTGCCGCGCAGACCTTGGCCACTTCGGTGTCCGGCTCGTTCAAACGTGTGCAATGCACTCCCGATCTGATGCCTTCGGACCTGGTCGGCACTCAGGTCTTCGATTTCGCCACGCAGAAATTCTCCACGCAGATCGGCCCGATCCACGCCAATTTCGTGCTGCTCGACGAAATCAATCGTTCCAACGCGAAAACCCAGTCCGCCATGCTTGAAGCCATGGCGGAGGGCGCGACCACCATCGGAGGCCAACGCATCGCGCTGCCGAAACCATTCATGGTCATCGCAACGCAGAATCCAATCGAGGAAGAGGGCACCTTCAATCTTCCCGAGGCGCAGATGGACCGTTTCATGATGAAGGCCGTACTGACCTATCCGACAGAGCAGGAAGAGCAACGCATGCTCGCCATGCTGACCCGCCGCGGCTCCGATACCGTAGACCAGCACGCGCTCACCGGTGACACCGTTTCCATCAGCGACGTCGAATTCCTGCGTTCCGCGGCACGTCGTGTGCACGTGTCCGATGCGATCATGCAGTATGCGGTCGATATCGCGGCCACCTCCCGTGGCGCTGGAACCAAGCCCGTCCAAGGACTTTCCTCGCTCGTCAGGCTGGGCGCCTCGCCGCGCGCGTCCATCGCGCTGGTGCGCATAGGACAGGCCAACGCGCTCCTGCAGGGACGAGATTACGTCATTCCTGAGGATGTGAAGGCGTTCGCCCACGAAGTGTTGCGTCATCGTATTCTGATGACGTTCGAAGCACTTGCCGATGGCGTCACCAGCGACCAGGTGGTGGATTCGATCGTGCAGGCGGTCCCCGTTCCATGA
- a CDS encoding uracil-DNA glycosylase codes for MTHIKPLKDLVEPGWAQALADVEPQIHLMGDFLRSEIAAGRKYLPASRNILRAFTIPFDDIKVLIVGQDPYPTPGHPVGLSFCVAPDVKPIPRSLANIYTELTDDLGVPMPANGDLTPWTKQGVMLLNRCLTVEPGKPGSHQGRGWEVVTDAAISALNNRRRPDGSVKPLVAILWGRKAQTLEPLLTNAFIIKSPHPSPMSARYGFFGSKPFSRANQALIEAGEQPVDWTLPSA; via the coding sequence ATGACTCATATCAAACCATTGAAGGATCTTGTGGAGCCCGGATGGGCCCAGGCCCTCGCCGATGTCGAACCCCAGATACATCTCATGGGAGACTTTCTGAGGTCGGAAATCGCGGCGGGACGTAAGTACCTTCCGGCCAGCAGGAACATTCTGCGCGCGTTTACCATTCCATTCGACGACATCAAAGTGCTTATCGTCGGCCAGGATCCCTACCCCACGCCGGGCCATCCGGTGGGACTGAGCTTCTGCGTGGCACCGGACGTCAAGCCCATTCCGCGCAGTCTGGCGAACATCTACACCGAGCTGACCGACGATCTGGGCGTGCCCATGCCGGCCAACGGCGACCTGACACCCTGGACCAAACAGGGCGTCATGCTGCTCAACAGATGTCTGACCGTCGAACCGGGAAAGCCGGGAAGCCATCAGGGGCGAGGCTGGGAAGTGGTCACCGACGCGGCCATCAGCGCATTGAACAATCGCCGTCGGCCTGACGGCAGCGTCAAGCCTCTGGTCGCGATTCTGTGGGGACGAAAGGCGCAGACGTTGGAGCCCCTGCTCACCAACGCTTTCATCATCAAATCCCCCCATCCAAGTCCGATGTCCGCCCGCTACGGATTTTTCGGCTCGAAACCGTTCTCCCGCGCCAATCAGGCGCTAATCGAAGCAGGAGAACAGCCGGTGGATTGGACCCTCCCGTCAGCTTGA